A portion of the Candidatus Paceibacterota bacterium genome contains these proteins:
- the pheS gene encoding phenylalanine--tRNA ligase subunit alpha — protein MSLGTSGTSGDDLNLWVSAALSAIAETTNLDDLKSARIAHAGDKSPIALASRSLGGLAADERARMGKLIGEARGQVSAAIEQQKEILEAQRDARVLLEEVVDVTLPATRGHRGALHPITILKNEISDYFIAQGYGVAEGPELEAEWLNFDALNMPEDHPARSMQDTFFVEPLDARLVLRTHTSPVQIRTMLENDPPIHVICPGRTFRADELDATHTPVFHQVEGLVVDRGITMAHLKGTLDLFAREMFGEEALTRLRPSFFPFTEPSAEVDIFFNGRWIEWGGCGMVNPRVLAACGVDTKEFSGFAFGMGLERTLMVRHGITDMHDLVEGDIRFSRAFGVGI, from the coding sequence ATGAGTTTGGGGACTTCGGGGACTTCGGGAGACGATCTCAATCTTTGGGTCAGCGCTGCGCTTAGCGCGATTGCTGAAACTACGAATCTCGATGATCTGAAAAGCGCCCGGATTGCGCATGCAGGAGATAAATCACCGATTGCACTGGCTAGCCGATCATTGGGTGGGCTTGCCGCCGATGAACGCGCACGTATGGGCAAACTCATTGGGGAGGCGCGCGGACAAGTCTCTGCGGCAATTGAACAGCAGAAGGAAATTCTCGAGGCGCAGCGCGATGCGCGCGTCTTGCTGGAGGAAGTGGTCGACGTAACCCTTCCCGCAACTAGAGGCCACCGGGGCGCGCTGCATCCCATCACGATATTGAAAAATGAAATCAGTGATTACTTCATTGCGCAAGGGTATGGCGTGGCTGAAGGGCCCGAACTTGAAGCAGAATGGCTTAACTTCGATGCCCTCAATATGCCAGAGGATCACCCAGCACGCTCGATGCAGGATACTTTTTTCGTAGAACCTCTGGATGCGCGGCTAGTTCTGCGAACTCATACTTCACCGGTTCAAATTCGTACCATGTTGGAGAACGATCCACCAATTCACGTCATTTGTCCGGGCCGAACCTTTCGGGCCGATGAATTGGATGCAACCCATACGCCGGTCTTTCATCAAGTCGAAGGACTCGTAGTAGATCGTGGAATTACCATGGCACACCTTAAAGGCACCTTGGATTTGTTCGCCCGAGAGATGTTCGGAGAGGAAGCCTTGACCCGGCTGCGTCCATCGTTCTTCCCCTTCACCGAGCCCAGCGCGGAAGTCGATATCTTCTTTAATGGTCGATGGATTGAATGGGGCGGCTGTGGGATGGTCAATCCCCGGGTACTTGCCGCATGTGGTGTCGATACCAAAGAATTCTCGGGCTTCGCATTTGGAATGGGACTGGAGCGCACCTTGATGGTCCGCCATGGGATTACGGATATGCACGACCTGGTCGAAGGCGATATCCGATTCAGCAGAGCGTTTGGGGTGGGCATTTAA
- a CDS encoding RNA methyltransferase has product MIESLHSPHIARVKALLGSRGKKERKESGLFLAEGMQFLREASVTGAIPRIETLYLTSSARRKIETEGISIDHIHILDVSDDVMTAMGETVTPQGVIGLCELPQLSLGQLVFDPTSKYIYLNEIQDPGNAGTILRSADATGFSGVITSPNSVDLFSPKVVRASAGSLWHLPVVERVQFADLLPLWPNDSIFALEANAQSSLLEVQAEGPSLWIFGNEARGLSDWVGHSRVREISIPMAGNAESLNLAAAASIVMFHVSTAKKSNANET; this is encoded by the coding sequence ATGATTGAGAGCCTTCATTCGCCGCATATCGCGCGAGTGAAGGCTCTTCTTGGTTCGCGGGGTAAAAAGGAGCGGAAAGAATCCGGGCTCTTCCTGGCAGAGGGCATGCAATTTCTGCGCGAAGCATCTGTCACCGGTGCCATACCGCGCATTGAAACCTTGTACCTCACAAGCAGCGCGCGAAGAAAAATAGAAACCGAAGGAATCTCCATTGATCATATCCACATCTTGGATGTGAGTGATGATGTGATGACTGCGATGGGGGAGACGGTTACCCCGCAAGGCGTCATTGGGCTCTGTGAGTTACCTCAGTTATCTTTGGGTCAGCTCGTGTTCGATCCAACTTCGAAGTACATCTACTTGAATGAAATCCAAGATCCGGGAAACGCCGGCACGATTTTAAGAAGCGCAGATGCCACGGGATTCTCTGGAGTTATCACCTCACCAAATAGCGTCGACCTTTTCTCGCCGAAAGTTGTCCGCGCCAGCGCTGGATCACTCTGGCACCTACCGGTTGTAGAGCGAGTCCAGTTTGCCGATCTCCTCCCACTCTGGCCCAATGATTCAATATTTGCACTTGAGGCGAATGCCCAGAGTTCGCTTCTTGAAGTACAGGCGGAAGGACCGTCGTTATGGATTTTCGGAAATGAGGCACGCGGTCTATCAGATTGGGTAGGACATTCTCGCGTCAGAGAAATCTCAATTCCTATGGCTGGAAATGCGGAAAGTCTTAATTTAGCTGCTGCGGCATCTATCGTGATGTTTCATGTGAGTACTGCAAAAAAATCCAATGCGAACGAGACCTAA
- the rplT gene encoding 50S ribosomal protein L20: MARVKRGVHAAKKRRTTLERASGYRGQRSRLYAKAKEQVTHSMVYAFNDRKDKKGDFRQLWIQRINAASRANGLTYNRFIQGLKAAGVEVDRRVLSELATNEPETFKTLVEVARKSLV, encoded by the coding sequence ATGGCAAGAGTTAAGCGTGGCGTACATGCCGCAAAGAAACGCCGTACCACTCTGGAGCGCGCCAGCGGATACCGCGGACAGCGTTCACGGCTTTATGCAAAGGCAAAAGAGCAAGTTACTCACTCCATGGTCTATGCGTTCAACGATCGCAAAGACAAGAAAGGTGACTTCCGCCAGTTGTGGATTCAACGAATTAATGCGGCAAGCCGTGCAAATGGTCTGACCTACAACCGTTTCATCCAAGGTTTGAAGGCTGCCGGAGTCGAAGTTGATCGTCGTGTTCTCTCAGAACTCGCAACCAACGAACCAGAGACTTTCAAGACCCTAGTTGAAGTTGCTCGCAAGAGCCTCGTTTAA
- the rpmI gene encoding 50S ribosomal protein L35 — protein MPKMKTHSGAKKTFRVTGSGKIMHERAGRRHLLEHKSSRLTRRLGKDATANTTVTFTAKRMLGLK, from the coding sequence ATGCCAAAGATGAAAACGCACAGTGGCGCCAAGAAGACCTTCCGCGTCACTGGATCTGGAAAGATCATGCACGAGCGAGCTGGCAGACGCCACCTTCTTGAGCACAAGTCTTCGCGACTTACCCGTCGCTTGGGCAAAGATGCCACGGCCAATACAACAGTAACTTTTACGGCCAAGCGCATGCTTGGCTTGAAGTAA
- the infC gene encoding translation initiation factor IF-3, translating to MSTEARINDRIRVPQVRLIGPTAEQIGVVDIDTALRMADEIGLDLVEIAPDANPPVCKIMDFGKYKYEIAQKAREARQNQTHIVVKEVRMRPKIESHDYETKRAHIEKFLRGGDKVKITMQFRGREQTRPELGYKLLQKLAQDISEFGFVEFAPKQEGRNMTMVLGPTKRKTEAVAEQKAARKAKADAKAQEVE from the coding sequence ATCAGCACTGAAGCCCGCATCAACGATCGCATTCGCGTACCGCAAGTTCGTCTCATCGGTCCAACCGCTGAACAAATAGGCGTCGTGGATATCGATACCGCATTGCGAATGGCAGATGAAATCGGTCTCGACCTCGTCGAAATCGCCCCAGATGCCAATCCGCCCGTGTGCAAGATCATGGATTTCGGAAAATATAAGTACGAGATCGCACAGAAGGCACGCGAAGCGCGGCAGAACCAGACCCATATCGTGGTCAAAGAGGTTCGGATGCGTCCCAAGATTGAAAGTCACGACTATGAGACCAAGCGGGCTCATATCGAGAAATTCCTTCGCGGTGGCGACAAAGTGAAGATCACTATGCAATTTCGAGGTCGCGAACAGACCAGACCGGAGTTGGGCTACAAACTTTTGCAGAAGCTTGCTCAAGATATTAGCGAATTCGGTTTCGTGGAATTCGCGCCCAAGCAAGAGGGTCGCAATATGACCATGGTGCTGGGGCCGACAAAGCGAAAGACCGAAGCAGTGGCCGAACAGAAGGCAGCTCGCAAAGCGAAAGCCGATGCGAAGGCACAGGAAGTCGAGTAG
- the fabI gene encoding enoyl-ACP reductase FabI, giving the protein MGILNGKNILVTGVLTEASIAFHVARLAQEEGANVVLSSYGRVFRITERIAGRLPKPAPVIELDVTNDEDLAALANRVGQYVPTLDGVVHSIAFAPEAALGGNFLHTAWPDVATAIHVSAFSLKSLTMAAKPMFSGGASVVGLDFDATVAWPKYDWMGVAKAALESTTRYLARDLGPDNVRVNLVAAGPLRTIAAKSIPGFEQFEALWNQRSALTWDFNDPVPAAQATVVLLSDWMPKTTGEIIHVDGGVHAIGG; this is encoded by the coding sequence ATGGGAATTCTGAACGGAAAAAATATATTGGTTACAGGAGTGCTCACTGAGGCTTCCATTGCTTTCCATGTTGCGCGTTTGGCGCAAGAAGAGGGCGCCAATGTCGTTCTGAGTTCTTACGGACGCGTTTTTCGAATTACTGAACGGATCGCTGGTCGACTTCCAAAGCCCGCCCCAGTTATCGAGCTCGATGTCACCAATGATGAAGATCTGGCGGCCCTTGCCAATCGAGTGGGCCAGTACGTTCCCACCCTCGATGGGGTAGTGCATTCGATCGCTTTTGCCCCCGAGGCAGCCCTGGGTGGAAATTTCCTGCACACCGCCTGGCCCGATGTGGCGACGGCCATACATGTGTCGGCTTTCTCGCTTAAATCCTTAACAATGGCCGCCAAACCAATGTTCTCCGGTGGCGCATCTGTGGTAGGGCTGGACTTTGATGCCACGGTGGCCTGGCCAAAATATGACTGGATGGGAGTAGCCAAGGCTGCCCTCGAATCAACGACGCGCTACCTGGCGCGCGACCTTGGTCCGGATAATGTGAGAGTCAATCTGGTGGCCGCTGGCCCGCTGCGGACCATCGCCGCGAAGTCGATCCCGGGGTTTGAGCAGTTTGAGGCGCTCTGGAACCAACGATCAGCGCTCACCTGGGATTTCAATGACCCTGTACCTGCGGCACAGGCGACGGTCGTCCTGCTCTCCGACTGGATGCCCAAGACCACCGGGGAGATCATCCACGTCGACGGCGGCGTTCACGCCATTGGTGGATGA
- the fabG gene encoding 3-oxoacyl-ACP reductase FabG, with product MTLPIALITGGNRGIGLAIASELKAAGFEAVITYRSGTPPAGFSSVQMDVTSTQSVEEAFTWIERELGVPEVIVANAGITKDTLVMRMSDEDFIDVIDANLTGAFRVARRATRGMLKLKRGRIIFVGSVVGSIGSAGQVNYAASKSGLVGMARSFARELGSRGITANVVAPGFVETDMTAELDTKRRDEIAASIPLGRFCSAQEIAGVVAFIASAKASYITGAVIPIDGGLGMGH from the coding sequence ATGACTCTTCCGATTGCTCTCATAACCGGTGGGAATCGTGGGATCGGCCTTGCTATCGCCTCCGAGTTGAAGGCTGCCGGTTTTGAAGCCGTGATTACCTACCGCTCCGGAACTCCACCCGCAGGATTTTCGTCAGTTCAGATGGACGTGACCTCGACTCAGAGCGTTGAGGAGGCCTTTACCTGGATTGAAAGAGAGTTGGGCGTGCCCGAGGTGATAGTGGCAAACGCGGGAATCACCAAGGACACCTTGGTGATGCGGATGAGCGATGAAGATTTCATTGACGTCATCGATGCCAACCTCACAGGCGCTTTCAGAGTTGCCCGGCGGGCAACTCGCGGAATGCTCAAGCTCAAGCGGGGTCGCATCATCTTCGTTGGCTCGGTGGTGGGAAGTATCGGATCTGCCGGACAAGTGAACTACGCGGCCAGCAAATCTGGGCTGGTTGGAATGGCGCGTTCGTTTGCGCGCGAACTTGGTAGTCGTGGCATCACCGCAAATGTGGTTGCACCGGGTTTTGTTGAGACGGATATGACCGCAGAACTCGATACTAAACGTCGCGACGAAATTGCAGCATCCATACCTCTGGGCAGATTCTGTTCGGCGCAGGAGATTGCAGGTGTCGTTGCATTTATCGCTTCCGCTAAGGCTTCGTATATAACAGGTGCGGTAATACCAATTGATGGTGGACTAGGAATGGGGCATTGA
- a CDS encoding DUF3099 domain-containing protein, translated as MGEEIHDITSAQKGLSSDLPSRQRRYFISMMIRTACFIATVLLPSPYRWFALGGALILPYVAVVMANAGRETIAPGSAVIDDSTKSIT; from the coding sequence ATGGGCGAGGAAATTCACGACATTACCAGCGCTCAAAAAGGGCTCAGTAGCGATCTGCCGAGCCGTCAACGACGATATTTCATTTCCATGATGATCCGCACTGCCTGCTTTATCGCAACCGTCCTTCTCCCCAGCCCCTATCGGTGGTTCGCTTTAGGCGGGGCATTGATCCTGCCCTATGTAGCGGTGGTCATGGCCAACGCCGGTAGGGAGACGATCGCACCTGGATCTGCTGTTATTGATGACTCAACTAAAAGCATCACCTGA
- a CDS encoding SURF1 family protein, whose protein sequence is MTQLKASPEKRGKESHAFLSTLIALALIGLCLWASQWQYERGVARHQRNALIASQSILPATTLDQVEREITSAEWRQVEVIGVFDPTHQILLRNRYSQGAYGFDLLTLFTDTRDRSFWVDRGWIAPGKSATVTPELPPTVTTPVTITGRIRLDRSLPQGSFFAVSPGSENLIEKWNARSGSRVQTETFYVDLLSSSNPEMTPKVPVELPELSDGPHMAYALQWIFFAGLVVYGRLLLRRAR, encoded by the coding sequence ATGACTCAACTAAAAGCATCACCTGAAAAGCGTGGGAAAGAGTCCCATGCCTTTCTTTCAACCCTCATCGCCCTTGCTCTCATTGGGCTCTGTCTCTGGGCCAGCCAATGGCAGTATGAGCGGGGAGTTGCGCGCCATCAGCGAAATGCACTGATTGCATCCCAGTCCATCCTGCCTGCGACGACTCTCGACCAAGTCGAAAGAGAGATTACTTCAGCAGAATGGCGCCAGGTCGAAGTGATCGGCGTTTTTGATCCGACTCACCAAATCCTGCTGCGCAATAGATATTCGCAAGGGGCGTATGGGTTTGATTTGTTAACTCTCTTTACCGACACCAGAGATCGATCATTCTGGGTCGACCGCGGTTGGATCGCACCCGGGAAATCTGCAACCGTCACACCAGAACTTCCGCCGACAGTTACTACTCCAGTGACAATAACTGGAAGAATTAGATTGGATCGCTCCCTTCCGCAAGGTTCGTTCTTTGCAGTCTCGCCTGGAAGTGAGAATCTCATTGAGAAATGGAATGCGCGCAGCGGTAGTCGCGTACAGACAGAGACCTTCTATGTAGACCTGCTCTCATCATCCAATCCGGAAATGACGCCTAAGGTGCCCGTCGAACTGCCAGAACTCTCCGATGGCCCACATATGGCTTATGCATTGCAGTGGATTTTCTTTGCAGGCCTAGTCGTGTATGGACGATTACTCTTGCGTCGCGCTCGATAA
- a CDS encoding ABC transporter ATP-binding protein, with translation MSNHAAWMSFRSMLADPSVKNQKLKPGTIRRIASFAKPYQWQIIFFLVTVVIDAVLVIATPLLLRQLIDEGVIPRNGALVTRLAILVGLLAIADSLMSIVGRWFSSRIGEGLIYDLRSLVFAHVQRQSIAFFTRAQTGALISRINSDVIGAQQAFTATLSGVVSNVVSLVLVLVTMLVLSWQITAVSLVLLPLFLLPTKWVGKKLQGLTRQSFQLNAEMSSTMTERFNVSGAMLVALYGEPKREHEFFSTKARRVADIGISIALLNRLFFVALTSVAAVATAFAYGIGGHLAISGGVTVGTLLAITALLGRLYGPLTALSNVRVDVMTALVSFERVFEVLDLAPMVQNRVDAQPLHEGKLSVEFRDVDFSYPQAHEISLASLESVSKPETVPSGQILKGISFVAAPGTMTALVGPSGAGKTTISALIPRLYDVTSGAVLVGDVDVRSLTLESLRTSIGVVMQDAHLFHDTIAENLRYAKPDATHEEMRAACEAARIWSLIESLPNGLDTMVGERGHRLSGGEKQRLAIARLLLKSPSIVILDEATAHLDSENESMVHEALRTALQGRTSIVIAHRLSTVMEADQILVLDNGAIAERGTHEELVASNGLYSELYARQDLSSATQE, from the coding sequence ATGTCCAATCACGCGGCTTGGATGTCTTTTCGGTCGATGCTGGCAGATCCATCCGTTAAGAACCAGAAATTAAAGCCCGGAACGATCCGTCGGATCGCCTCGTTTGCGAAACCTTACCAATGGCAGATCATTTTCTTTCTCGTAACCGTCGTCATAGATGCCGTACTGGTGATCGCGACTCCGCTTCTTCTCCGCCAACTAATTGATGAGGGAGTGATCCCTCGTAACGGTGCATTGGTCACTCGTCTGGCAATCTTGGTGGGACTCCTTGCGATTGCAGATTCGCTGATGAGCATTGTTGGGCGTTGGTTCTCATCACGTATTGGAGAGGGCTTGATTTATGATCTGCGTTCACTTGTCTTTGCGCATGTACAGCGTCAGTCCATTGCTTTCTTTACCCGTGCGCAAACCGGCGCACTTATTTCGCGCATTAACTCCGATGTCATAGGAGCGCAGCAAGCATTTACTGCAACGCTCTCAGGGGTCGTGAGCAATGTGGTGAGCTTGGTACTCGTACTCGTAACGATGCTTGTTCTCTCCTGGCAGATTACGGCCGTCTCTCTGGTACTTCTCCCTCTTTTTCTGCTTCCAACTAAATGGGTGGGAAAAAAATTGCAAGGTCTTACTCGGCAGTCCTTCCAACTCAATGCCGAGATGTCCAGCACCATGACCGAGCGCTTTAACGTCTCAGGAGCAATGCTGGTTGCTCTTTATGGAGAACCAAAGCGGGAGCATGAGTTTTTCTCGACTAAAGCTCGGCGGGTGGCAGATATAGGAATTTCCATTGCCCTCCTTAATCGACTCTTCTTTGTCGCTCTCACAAGCGTCGCTGCGGTTGCGACAGCCTTTGCCTACGGAATTGGCGGTCACCTCGCTATTTCTGGTGGAGTCACTGTGGGGACGTTGCTGGCGATCACTGCACTTCTCGGACGGCTCTATGGTCCATTGACGGCACTCTCGAATGTCCGTGTCGACGTAATGACCGCACTCGTTTCCTTCGAACGAGTTTTTGAAGTTCTTGATCTCGCCCCCATGGTGCAAAATCGCGTGGATGCTCAGCCACTCCATGAGGGCAAACTTTCAGTTGAATTCAGAGATGTTGATTTCTCCTATCCGCAGGCCCACGAAATATCTCTTGCTTCGTTGGAGTCCGTATCGAAACCAGAGACGGTCCCGAGCGGCCAAATTCTCAAGGGAATTTCTTTCGTGGCGGCACCGGGCACAATGACTGCATTGGTGGGTCCCTCCGGGGCGGGTAAGACAACGATCAGCGCACTCATCCCAAGACTTTATGATGTGACTTCAGGTGCAGTACTCGTTGGCGATGTTGATGTCCGAAGTTTGACTCTTGAAAGTTTGCGCACTTCCATCGGTGTCGTCATGCAAGATGCCCATTTATTTCACGACACGATTGCCGAAAATCTCCGATATGCGAAACCTGATGCGACTCATGAAGAGATGAGAGCCGCATGCGAAGCGGCACGTATCTGGTCTCTCATTGAGAGTCTGCCCAATGGCCTGGATACAATGGTGGGAGAGCGGGGCCATCGACTCTCCGGCGGCGAGAAACAACGCCTGGCAATTGCGCGGTTACTTTTGAAATCACCATCCATCGTCATCCTGGATGAGGCCACCGCACATTTAGATTCTGAGAATGAGTCGATGGTTCATGAAGCCCTGCGTACCGCGCTGCAAGGAAGGACCAGCATTGTGATTGCACACAGGTTGAGCACTGTCATGGAAGCCGATCAGATTCTTGTCTTAGATAATGGTGCGATTGCCGAGCGCGGCACCCACGAAGAGTTGGTGGCATCCAACGGTTTGTATAGTGAGTTATACGCGAGACAGGATTTATCGAGCGCGACGCAAGAGTAA
- a CDS encoding metal-sulfur cluster assembly factor — protein sequence MVAKIDDVTEAMKDVVDPELGINVVDLGLIYDIMVDESNIAILNMTLTSAACPLQDVIEDQTRAALAPLTEDVRINWVWMPPWGPDKITDDGREQLRALGFTV from the coding sequence ATGGTCGCAAAGATAGATGATGTGACAGAGGCAATGAAGGATGTTGTCGACCCAGAATTGGGTATCAACGTGGTGGACCTCGGTCTCATCTACGACATCATGGTCGATGAGAGCAATATTGCGATTCTCAACATGACCTTGACCTCTGCTGCCTGTCCCTTACAAGACGTGATTGAAGACCAGACACGCGCTGCTCTTGCGCCATTGACCGAGGATGTTCGGATCAACTGGGTGTGGATGCCGCCCTGGGGACCAGACAAAATTACAGATGACGGACGGGAGCAATTACGCGCTCTGGGCTTTACCGTTTAA
- a CDS encoding SUF system NifU family Fe-S cluster assembly protein yields MQLDSLYQEVILDHYKRPEHKGLSANPDVQVHHVNPSCGDELTLNLSLKDGCAEISWDGMGCSISMASASMMAGLLNGKTLIDATPILDSFVALMQSKGTEKGDESVLEDAVAFAGVSKYPARIKCALLGWMAFKDAAVQIQGK; encoded by the coding sequence ATGCAACTCGATAGCTTGTATCAAGAGGTAATTCTTGATCATTACAAGAGACCAGAACATAAGGGACTTTCGGCCAATCCTGACGTCCAGGTTCATCATGTCAATCCCAGTTGCGGTGACGAACTCACTCTCAATCTCTCCTTGAAAGATGGTTGCGCTGAAATTTCGTGGGATGGCATGGGATGTTCAATTTCCATGGCGAGCGCATCCATGATGGCCGGACTTTTGAACGGCAAGACCCTCATCGATGCAACTCCGATTTTGGACTCGTTTGTAGCACTTATGCAGAGCAAGGGAACCGAGAAAGGCGATGAGAGCGTTTTGGAAGACGCAGTGGCATTTGCGGGCGTCTCCAAGTACCCAGCCCGAATTAAGTGTGCCCTTTTAGGGTGGATGGCTTTCAAGGACGCAGCAGTGCAAATTCAAGGTAAATAG
- a CDS encoding cysteine desulfurase — MTSLTTMTLNGVLIRKDFPIFERLIRGDKRLIYLDSGATSQKPLEVIQAESNFYRRNNAAVHRGAHQLAEEATDAYEGARSIVAKFLGADVDEIIFTKSATESLNLLAYSFGNADKSNRFHLTSNDRIVVTEMEHHANLIPWQELAKRTGAELAWFNVDANGRLDLSNIESVITANTKVVAVTHQSNVLGTINPLDAIVARAHDVGAVVVLDACQSVPHMKVDVVALGIDFLAFSGHKSLGPTGVGVLWGKSELLDELPPFLFGGSMIESVTMTDSTWASAPRKFEAGVPNMAQAVGLGAALNYLTTIGLEKIHDHEVALTSRLLRGFESNQDVQIFGPRDLDMRGGVVSFAVKDIHPHDVGQFLDSQGIAVRTGHHCAWPLNRKLGVNSTTRASVYLYNDAADIDALIAGVSNAQEYFGSR, encoded by the coding sequence ATGACCTCTCTTACAACTATGACTCTCAACGGCGTTCTGATCCGCAAAGATTTTCCCATCTTCGAGCGGTTGATCCGCGGGGACAAGCGGCTGATCTATTTAGATAGTGGCGCCACTAGTCAAAAACCGCTAGAGGTAATTCAAGCTGAATCAAATTTCTATCGCAGAAATAACGCAGCGGTACACCGAGGTGCTCATCAGCTGGCCGAAGAGGCAACCGATGCCTATGAAGGTGCCCGTTCCATCGTCGCCAAATTCCTAGGTGCAGATGTTGATGAGATTATTTTTACAAAGAGCGCTACGGAGAGTCTGAATCTTCTCGCATATTCCTTCGGTAATGCAGATAAGAGCAATCGCTTTCACCTTACGAGCAATGATCGAATTGTTGTCACTGAGATGGAACATCACGCGAATCTGATCCCTTGGCAAGAATTGGCTAAACGTACAGGTGCCGAACTCGCCTGGTTCAATGTGGACGCGAATGGACGGTTGGATCTTTCAAATATTGAGTCCGTTATAACTGCGAACACCAAGGTGGTTGCCGTTACGCACCAATCAAATGTACTGGGGACGATCAATCCGCTGGATGCAATTGTCGCGCGCGCGCACGATGTAGGTGCAGTTGTTGTTTTGGATGCTTGTCAATCGGTTCCCCACATGAAAGTTGATGTTGTTGCTCTCGGGATTGATTTTCTCGCGTTTTCTGGTCATAAGAGTTTGGGTCCAACTGGCGTCGGCGTTCTCTGGGGCAAAAGCGAATTGCTCGATGAATTGCCTCCATTCCTCTTCGGTGGATCGATGATCGAGTCAGTGACGATGACGGATTCAACCTGGGCATCTGCGCCCCGTAAGTTTGAAGCGGGAGTGCCCAATATGGCCCAGGCGGTCGGTCTTGGAGCGGCGTTGAATTACCTAACCACAATCGGCTTGGAGAAAATTCACGATCACGAAGTTGCTTTAACGAGTCGGTTACTTCGCGGGTTCGAGTCAAACCAGGACGTTCAAATCTTCGGTCCGCGCGATCTGGATATGCGCGGTGGAGTTGTCTCCTTCGCAGTTAAAGATATTCATCCCCATGATGTTGGGCAGTTTCTTGATAGCCAAGGAATCGCGGTGCGGACGGGGCATCATTGTGCCTGGCCCCTGAATCGCAAGTTGGGTGTTAATTCCACAACCCGCGCCTCTGTGTACCTCTATAACGATGCGGCGGATATTGATGCACTGATCGCTGGCGTCTCGAACGCCCAAGAATATTTTGGCAGCCGCTGA
- the sufC gene encoding Fe-S cluster assembly ATPase SufC — MSTLEIRGLEVSVITEKGAIEILKGVDLTIRSGETHAIMGPNGSGKSTLAYSIAGHPKYTVTGGTVTLDGANVLAMKVDERAKAGLFLAMQYPVEVPGVSVSNFLRTAATALRGEAPKLRTWVGEVKAAMNALNMDPAFSERNVNEGFSGGEKKRHEIMQLELLRPKIAILDETDSGLDVDALRIVSEGVNRAKEANNLGVLLITHYTRILRYIKPDFVHVFANGHIVEEGGPELADKLEENGYAEYVVS; from the coding sequence ATGAGCACACTGGAGATCCGCGGACTGGAAGTTTCGGTAATCACGGAAAAGGGCGCTATTGAAATTTTGAAGGGCGTCGATCTGACAATTCGATCGGGTGAAACTCACGCCATCATGGGACCGAACGGGTCGGGCAAGTCCACCCTTGCATATTCCATTGCCGGTCATCCCAAATACACAGTCACTGGTGGCACCGTCACTCTTGATGGTGCGAATGTGCTGGCTATGAAGGTTGATGAACGCGCCAAGGCCGGTCTCTTTTTAGCGATGCAGTATCCGGTTGAAGTTCCAGGAGTTTCCGTTTCAAACTTCCTCCGTACGGCAGCTACCGCTCTTCGAGGAGAAGCTCCCAAGTTGCGTACCTGGGTCGGTGAGGTGAAGGCCGCCATGAACGCCCTCAATATGGATCCCGCCTTCTCTGAGCGGAACGTGAATGAGGGATTCTCCGGTGGCGAGAAGAAGCGTCACGAAATCATGCAGTTGGAATTGCTGCGGCCAAAGATTGCCATCCTTGATGAGACTGATTCGGGGCTCGATGTAGATGCACTTCGCATCGTCTCCGAAGGTGTTAATCGGGCGAAGGAAGCCAACAACCTGGGAGTCCTTCTCATCACCCACTACACCCGCATTTTGCGCTACATCAAGCCAGATTTCGTTCACGTCTTTGCCAATGGCCACATCGTTGAAGAAGGCGGACCCGAACTGGCAGATAAGTTGGAAGAGAACGGATATGCAGAGTACGTCGTTAGCTAA
- a CDS encoding non-heme iron oxygenase ferredoxin subunit, with protein sequence MSDLLLSNLGEGKPVRLEKNGQSICVTRIGREVFAIDDTCTHSDASLSEGDVSGTKIECWLHGAEFDLRTGKALTLPAVESVKTYEVQIVDDSVTIEI encoded by the coding sequence ATGTCTGATTTATTGCTCTCCAATTTAGGAGAGGGAAAACCGGTTCGATTGGAGAAAAACGGCCAATCTATCTGTGTGACAAGAATTGGCAGAGAAGTTTTTGCTATCGACGATACCTGCACACATTCAGATGCATCTCTTTCAGAAGGTGATGTCTCTGGGACGAAGATTGAGTGCTGGTTGCATGGCGCTGAATTTGATCTCCGCACGGGCAAGGCGCTGACTCTTCCCGCAGTTGAAAGCGTGAAGACTTACGAAGTGCAGATCGTCGACGACTCCGTCACCATTGAAATTTAA